The Podospora bellae-mahoneyi strain CBS 112042 chromosome 7, whole genome shotgun sequence genome includes a window with the following:
- a CDS encoding hypothetical protein (EggNog:ENOG503Q4WP), which translates to MPSDKVPVVVTYDKPGTQPPIYVAGTFSNPPWAPEEMSYTTDQNGEHVFSKEVLGEIGSKHQYKFRIGNGDWWDLAPGQPTVTDSSGNTNHELEIQPPKESKPDSIEDKKPAVVGEEKSSDEPAGLPEKSQGQKESAEEPEEAEASKPIEVVEETQAPQESVKVPDETEPLKPTEVVEETPTPKKPVEEPKEAEAPMQSIEETQAPKQPVEAAKEDEAPKQPTETVEETRVPKEVEAPKQPEVVPQAPNEATETSEQPEASKEPTAVTEKPEDPKESTEVSEESDVPKIRVKDSTTTNIVLPNGSILEAIKAREIRTQSGAGTPDFVNTAAEVADSAALLHEEVPAKDPRDGLLERAPTPMSKTAETAAEVADTAEVLDRVDAILISEPHIDDDDNDNLLGPPSASQGDELPALKSPLFPHECPSPPTPGDAVERRENSDDRSPMEDIDPDQIDLNDPTLERFPSNREEIIDTVRKLETSLNEDQASFEGVPPSPVINSPLEGTQDITDYILGDSSIPTSHRGSQHLEVPRPSHGSASSVPVSPSLQVISEAEEPASEENGTTPSPIVFSNPEMKSRPSSLKPRSEEDDEGVSLKDSISPRTAEAPKTASDILFRDTPPLEASGDAAPMKANGLSLEDYSNTSKVADEAEAQVPDDRSAAPAPVAVGERATDDEIAESSHTTALESANNTNSLKKRAAPAPEVEQEIPRVTSPVSNRTTGVEHNGVSWIQAFFRLLFVDIIGGFISRLCGGKKRNTT; encoded by the exons ATGCCGTCGGACAAGGTTCCCGTCGTCGTTACATACGATAAGCCCGGCACGCAGCCGCCCATCTATGTGGCCGGCACCTTCTCGAACCCACCATGGGCTCCCGAGGAGATGTCCTACACCACCGATCAGAATGGCGAGCATGTCTTTTCGAAAGAAGTTCTTGGTGAGATTGGATCCAAGCACCAATACAAATTCCGCATTGGAAACGGTGATTGGTGGGATCTGGCACCGGGTCAGCCAACCGTGACTGATTCTTCTGGCAACACCAATCACGAGCTGGAGATTCAACCACCAAAAGA ATCGAAACCTGATTCGATCGAGGATAAGAAGCCGGCTGTGGTGGGCGAAGAAAAGTCTTCCGATGAACCAGCCGGGCTTCCCGAAAAGTCTCAAGGTCAAAAGGAGTCAGCCGAAGAACCTGAAGAGGCCGAGGCTTCCAAACCAAttgaggtggttgaagagACCCAGGCCCCGCAGGAGTCAGTCAAGGTACCTGATGAGACCGAACCTTTGAAGCCAACTGAGGTGGTCGAAGagaccccaaccccgaagAAGCCGGTGGAGGAACCCAAGGAGGCTGAAGCTCCAATGCAGTCAATTGAGGAGACTCAAGCCCCCAAACAGCCAGTCGAGGCCGccaaggaggatgaagcTCCCAAGCAGCCTACTGAGACAGTCGAGGAGACTCGTGTGCCCAAGGAGGTTGAAGCTCCAAAGCAGCCAGAGGTGGTTCCTCAGGCTCCAAATGAAGCAACTGAGACATCTGAACAGCCTGAAGCATCCAAGGAACCGACCGCGGTAACAGAAAAGCCTGAAGACCCCAAGGAATCGACCGAGGTGTCTGAAGAGAGCGACGTCCCAAAGATTCGCGTCAAGGACTCCACGACTACCAACATTGTGTTGCCCAATGGTAGCATACTGGAAGCCATCAAGGCTCGAGAGATCCGAACACAGTCTGGTGCTGGCACTCCAGACTTTGTGAATACTGCCGCCGAGGTTGCTGATTCTGCCGCGCTTCTGCACGAAGAAGTCCCGGCAAAGGATCCAAGAGACGGCTTGCTCGAGAGGGCACCTACTCCCATGTCCAAAACCGCGGAAACCGCTGCAGAAGTTGCGGATACCGCGGAAGTTTTGGACCGGGTTGAT GCCATCCTCATCTCGGAGCCCCatatcgacgacgacgacaacgacaacctcCTTGGCCCCCCAAGCGCCAGCCAAGGCGATGAGCTTCCTGCCCTCAAGTCGCCGCTGTTCCCTCACGAGTGTCCCAGCCCCCCTACGCCCGGTGATGCTGTCGAGCGACGTGAAAACAGCGACGACAGGTCACCAATGGAGGACATTGACCCTGATCAGATCGACTTGAATGATCCCACACTGGAACGTTTCCCGTCCAACCGAGAGGAAATTATCGATACAGTACGTAAACTGGAGACGAGTCTCAACGAGGATCAGGCGTCCTTTGAAGGcgtccccccttcccctgtCATCAACTCTCCCCTGGAAGGAACGCAAGATATCACCGACTACATCCTTGGCGATTCGTCAATCCCCACTTCCCATCGAGGCTCACAGCATCTTGAGGTACCTAGGCCCTCCCATGGCTCTGCGTCCTCCGTCCCGGTGTCGCCCTCCCTTCAAGTCATTTCGGAAGCCGAAGAGCCCGCCAGCGAGGAAAACGGAACTACCCCATCACCTATTGTATTTTCTAACCCAGAAATGAAGTCCAGGCCCAGCTCTTTGAAGCCCCGATcggaagaagatgacgaagGTGTTTCCCTGAAGGATAGCATCAGCCCTAGGACCGCCGAAGCCCCTAAGACCGCCAGCGATATTCTGTTCAGGGACACACCGCCGCTCGAGGCCTCTGGCGACGCTGCACCTATGAAAGCCAACGGCCTTTCGCTTGAGGATTATTCTAACACTTCCAAGGTAGCCGACGAAGCCGAAGCACAGGTCCCTGACGATAGGTCCGCTGCTCCTGCACCTGTGGCTGTCGGAGAGAGAGCCACCGACGATGAGATTGCCGAATCATCGCATACCACGGCCCTTGAGTcggccaacaacaccaacagcctcaaGAAGAGAGCCGCTCCAGCACCCGAAGTTGAACAAGAGATTCCTAGGGTTACAAGTCCAGTATCGAACCGAACGACGGGCGTTGAGCACAATGGGGTGAGCTGGATCCAGGCCTTTTTCCGGCTGCTCTTTGTGGACATCATCGGAGGCTTCATCAGCAGATTATGTGGCGGCAAAAAACGAAACACGACGTAA
- a CDS encoding hypothetical protein (EggNog:ENOG503P4ID; COG:S), producing MAALPPDTIQVKRKRGIDDAPVDFLRVDRSKRYRIISEEVGWVYQRKQVASEQEKKPKHDASLGVPTIVPTQEGDEKRLNRPKKNLRAPSTNASTTLEPVPALAPATVLAPEASDSSDQTVNLRKFHLSRPNSSQPSAGVTKKRGATAVFVERGPKRQKSAILTPQVVKEILDQPNTTQSSTSSSPAKDLPSSSQEAEKKPVVYKRPGTKSRNKTPASESGTTAKPSVPPSMHNRRADMDELSRVMDTWTLGEISKNLDRVEQLNAKSKSSPAKSRFQPKAPKLRYHERHPTENVAQQQRAKDQAAPAAAASTSAMDIDMIDTSDDDDYVIETYERVPAERLRDQAVPAHRIGLLVFDHEPDVADFFYGNDDETDDEFPEDEDDENAENYYAHEYPDEELEWSDEFDHNAYHYAAQNFSENEEWDNRDFADEAWDAGDTVKNF from the exons ATGGCGGCACTACCCCCCGATACGATCCAGGTGAAGCGCAAACGTGGCATCGATGATGCCCCTGTCGACTTTCTCC GGGTCGATAGGAGCAAGCGGTATCGCATCATCTCTGAGGAGGTCGGCTGGGTCTATCAGCGCAAGCAGGTTGCGTCCGAGCAggaaaagaagccaaagcaTGACGCCAGCCTTGGAGTTCCTACCATTGTGCCTACCCAGGAAGGCGATGAGAAGCGACTAAATCGCCCCAAGAAAaacctcagggccccgagcACCAATGCCTCCACGACGCTTGAGCCCGTGCCTGCGTTGGCGCCCGCAACAGTGCTGGCGCCGGAGGCATCCGATTCGAGCGACCAGACAGTTAACTTGCGTAAATTCCACTTGTCGAGGCCCAACTCGTCACAACCATCTGCTGGCGTGACAAAGAAACGCGGTGCCACTGCCGTCTTCGTTGAGAGAGGCCCAAAGAGACAAAAATCCGCAATCCTGACCCCCCAGGTTGTGAAGGAGATTCTCGACCAACCCAACACAACACAATCCTCAACCAGTTCTTCGCCTGCCAAGGATTTACCTTCATCCTCACAGGaagcggagaagaagcccgtTGTCTACAAGCGACCAGGAACCAAATCTAGGAACAAGACACCAGCATCCGAATCAGGAACAACCGCGAAGCCCTCTGTACCCCCCTCCATGCACAATCGAAGAGCCGACATGGACGAGCTCTCCAGGGTTATGGATACCTGGACACTGGGTGAAATCAGCAAGAATCTAGACCGGGTGGAGCAACTCAATGCCAAATCGAAGTCCAGCCCAGCCAAGTCCCGGTTCCAACCAAAGGCACCCAAGCTCCGCTATCATGAGCGGCATCCGACAGAGAACGTGGCCCAACAGCAACGCGCTAAGGACCAAGCGGCCCCGGCTGCAGCTGCATCAACCTCTGCTATGGACATCGACATGATTGACACCTCGGACGACGATGATTATGTGATTGAGACGTACGAGCGTGTCCCCGCTGAGCGGCTGCGGGACCAGGCGGTACCAGCCCACCGTATCGGGTTGCTTGTTTTTGACCATGAGCCCGATGTCGCCGACTTCTTTTACGGCAATGATGATGAAACCGATGATGAGTTCcctgaagatgaggatgacgagaacG CGGAGAACTACTATGCCCATGAATATCccgacgaggagctcgagtGGAGCGATGAGTTTGATCACAACGCTTATCACTATGCAGCCCAGAATTTCTCAGAGAACGAGGAGTGGGACAACCGTGACTTTGCGGATGAAGCCTGGGATGCCGGCGACACAGTCAAGAACTTTTGA
- a CDS encoding hypothetical protein (EggNog:ENOG503NU4S; COG:F) — MKLSRVGARLLAVATTFVPVVVLACDGCFGPIEEHASKHVRVVKRMQPGALDASYGPTRPLQWGQLNVLHTLQQRILYGSLLTRQNQSDTHGWLSGHIKEANYGADWGDYVSFVASMKRTAEDLKVDLLLVDSGDLHDGTGLSDSTTPNGEISNEIFVQQTGYDLLTLGNHELYASEVAYQTFNNFSRAWGDKYLTSNVEIMNPDTQEWEHIGKTHKYFTTKHGLRIMAFGVLFDFTANTNASRITKAADMIKQDWFQQAVHHPKPIDVFVVLGHNSARPGRQASTLKTVYSAIREAHPDTPIQIFGGHSHMRDFVVYDQSSTAFESGRYCESLGWFSMSGFNSSNSGFTGPLNPKGVPNPNRTAVVANPVNPTPIDKRSKQKTSPFLYSRRYLDWNRLTFDYHAPGSQFLHNDILSRPNFISSPSSSSNSSSQLKQLGAQISSSITSYRHQLGLGKVYGCTPQTFWVTGAPFMAPNSMYTFLADAMAHQILNPKRAKVPRVHISNTGMARFDLHKGPFTMDDSYITSPFPSLVVYIPEVPWEMARGVLERMNKKGAGQGRRVEYNTTSVGDPKGKREFGVWQGEECVNPPIEQFGAMGKRMVLGKRVEIMGGAGG, encoded by the exons ATGAAGCTGTCCCGTGTTGGGGCCAGGCTGTTAGCTGTTGCCACGACGTTCgtcccggtggtggtgttggcttgCGACGGTTGCTTCGGTCCCATTGAGGAGCATGCTTCGAAGCATGTGCGTGTCGTGAAACGCATGCAACCTGGGGCGCTGGATGCGAGCTATGGTCCTACAAGGCCGTTGCAATGGGGGCAGTTGAATGTGTTGCATACA TTACAACAAAGGATACTGTATGGGTCTCTGCTCACACGTCAAAACCAGTCCGATACTCACGGATGGCTATCCGGCCACATCAAGGAGGCGAATTATGGCGCAGACTGGGGTGACTATGTCTCGTTTGTGGCAAGCATGAAAAGGACGGCCGAAGACCTCAAGGTGGACCTACTTCTTGTAGACTCTGGAGATCTTCATGATGGCACTGGCTTGAGTGACTCTACTACACCAAATGGAGAGATATCGAATGAGATCTTTGTCCAGCAGACCGGATATGATTTGCTGACTCTTG GTAACCATGAGTTGTATGCCTCCGAAGTGGCCTACCAGACATTCAACAATTTTAGCAGGGCCTGGGGTGACAAGTACTTGACTTCCAATGTAGAAATCATGAACCCTGACACTCAGGAGTGGGAGCACATTGGAAAGACGCACAAGTACTTTACTACAAAACATG GCCTTCGCATCATGGCTTTCGGTGTTCTCTTTGACTTCACTG CCAATACAAATGCCTCACGGATCACCAAGGCGGCGGATATGATCAAGCAGGACTGGTTCCAGCAAGCGGTTCATCATCCCAAACCTATTGATGTCTTCGTTGTTCTTGGCCACAACTCAGCACGTCCTGGACGCCAGGCCAGTACCTTGAAGACTGTCTACTCTGCCATTCGGGAGGCCCATCCTGACACTCCGATTCAGATATTTG GTGGGCATAGTCACATGCGGGACTTTGTTGTCTATGACCAAAGCTCTACCGCTTTTGAATCTGGTCGATACTGCGAATCTCTTGGTTGGTTTTCCATGTCGGGCTTCAACTCTTCCAACAGCGGTTTTACTGGCCCTCTCAACCCCAAAGGcgtccccaaccccaaccgaaCGGCCGTTGTCGCCAACCCAGTGAACCCTACCCCCATCGACAAGAGGAGTAAGCAAAAAACCTCTCCCTTCCTCTACTCCCGTCGGTATCTCGACTGGAACCGTCTTACCTTTGACTATCACGCCCCCGGCTCGCAGTTCCTCCACAACGACATTCTCTCCCGCCCCaacttcatctcctccccctctagCTCATCTAACAGCTCATCCCAGCTGAAACAACTCGGTGCTCAAATCTCGTCTAGTATCACATCCTACCGCCATCAATTGGGCTTGGGAAAGGTATATGGGTGCACGCCACAGACGTTTTGGGTGACCGGGGCGCCGTTCATGGCGCCGAACTCGATGTACACCTTTTTGGCGGACGCAATGGCCCATCAGATTCTGAACCCAAAGAGGGCAAAGGTTCCGAGGGTTCATATCAGCAATACGGGAATGGCGAGATTTGACTTGCACAAGGGACCGTTCACGATGGATGATAGTTATATCACTTCGCCGTTTCCCAGCTTGGTGGTGTATATTCCCGAGGTGCCGTGGGAAATGGCgaggggggtgctggagCGGATGAATAAGAAGGGCGCGGGGCAGGGAAGGAGGGTTGAGTATAATACCACGTCTGTCGGTGACCCCAAGGGAAAGAGAGAATTTGGGGTCTGGCAAGGAGAGGAGTGTGTCAACCCACCGATAGAACAGTTTGGAGCTATGGGGAAGAGAATGGtcttggggaagagggtaGAAATTATGGGGGGTGCCGGTGGGTAA
- a CDS encoding hypothetical protein (EggNog:ENOG503NU4S; COG:F) has product MDGDDTIHARIANYEIPAYFGTTAGFPEWKKGGRKGRRQEPRVVDLVFNDFINDDLLAALGGNYTADDIKFYMEPSNYTLRDFLVPYVEQNWQAGMPMCEISGRRPHVG; this is encoded by the exons ATGGACGGGGATGATACGATTCATGCGAGAATCGCCAACTATGAGATTCCGGCCTATTTTGGGACTACCGCTGGGTTTCCggagtggaagaagggggggaggaagggacgGAGGCAGGAGCcaagggtggtggatttggttTTTAATGATTT TATCAACGATGATCTACTTGCCGCACTTGGGGGGAACTACACGGCGGACGACATCAAGTTTTACATGGAGCCATCAAACTACACGCTGAGAGACTTCTTGGTGCCATATGTGGAACAAAACTGGCAGGCGGGGATGCCGATGTGTGAGATTTCAGGGAGAAGGCCTCACGTTGGGTGA
- the CUP9 gene encoding homeodomain superfamily (COG:K; EggNog:ENOG503P6MR): MEYSPSASSYRVRGQETENYNTMSMIAMAQPSPHSAFKREFAWDEHRQADYGFNSRRPSEPERVALPSIRQMIPELSMQSRPSDANTRVPSSVASPVAGYPAGAITPPSYTHSPNQNKRRRLSVGEDRDERGSQIPRVYPSPQREYHGGRGMSPAIASRSLNETWARSPSRRSPYASHRNLPSMRESAPIESSDRYMSRPTLPRLPTMNFDQRSATMPRIRGPSSEDDYPDNFRHIMGGHSSSNSGEGYPPHHRSSAYFGYHHPSRVQSLSMSSVGPFDRTPFSAGGYGSGYPEYMRVGELGGMGMNGENKQRKRRGNLPKETTDKLRAWFVAHLHHPYPTEDEKQELMRQTGLQMNQISNWFINARRRQLPVMLNNARAESDAMSSAGRNADGKLLTSTERGEYDMGLGKRDSPMSDGDGSAYEDDLENLKRRHAVSMSRGSV, from the exons ATGGAATATAGCCCTTCAGCATCCTCTTATCGTGTTCGCGGACAAGAAACCGAAAACTACAACACCATGTCGATGATCGCCATGGCCCAACCTTCCCCTCACTCTGCGTTCAAGCGTGAGTTTGCTTGGGACGAGCACAGACAAGCCGATTATGGCTTCAACTCGAGAAGGCCGAGTGAGCCCGAGAGGGTTGCTCTTCCCTCGATTCGACAG ATGATTCCTGAGCTTTCGATGCAGTCGAGGCCTTCAGACGCCAACACCAGAGTACCATCCTCGGTAGCATCACCTGTTGCAGGATACCCAGCTGGCGCCATCACTCCCCCTTCCTACACACATTCACCAAACCAGAACAAGCGCAGGCGGTTGTCGGTCGGGGAAGACAGGGATGAGCGTGGAAGTCAGATCCCAAGAGTGTACCCCAGCCCTCAGCGAGAGTATCATGGAGGCCGGGGAATGTCGCCCGCCATCGCTTCTAGGTCCTTGAACGAGACCTGGGCGAGGAGCCCATCTCGGAGAAGCCCTTACGCCTCGCACCGAAATCTCCCATCCATGAGGGAGTCAGCACCCATCGAATCTTCAGACCGATACATGAGTCGGCCTACCCTTCCAAGGCTTCCCACCATGAACTTTGATCAGCGCTCGGCGACGATGCCTCGGATTCGTGGTCCTTCAAGCGAGGATGATTATCCCGACAACTTCCGTCACATCATGGGAGGCCACTCTAGCTCCAATTCTGGGGAGGGCtacccccctcaccaccgatCTAGCGCCTACTTTGGCTACCACCATCCCTCGCGCGTTCAGTCGCTCTCAATGAGCTCTGTTGGGCCTTTCGACCGCACCCCTTTCTCGGCCGGTGGTTACGGCTCGGGCTACCCAGAGTACATGCGCGTTGGTGAGCTGGGAGGCATGGGCATGAACGGCGAGAACAAGCAGCGCAAGCGTCGCGGGAACTTGCCCAAGGAGACGACAGATAAGCTTCGTGCCTGGTTCGTCGCTCATTTGCACCACCCATACCCGACCGAGGATGAGAAGCAGGAGCTCATGCGCCAAACGGGCCTCCAAATGA ATCAAATCTCCAACTGGTTCATCAACGCCCGCCGGCGCCAGCTCCCCGTCATGCTTAATAACGCGCGCGCCGAATCGGATGCCATGTCCTCGGCGGGCCGCAACGCCGACGGCAAGCTTCTCACTTCTACCGAGCGCGGCGAATACGACATGGGCCTTGGAAAGCGGGACAGCCCCATGAGCGATGGAGACGGCAGCGCCTACGAGGACGACCTGGAGAACCTTAAGCGCCGCCACGCCGTCAGCATGAGTCGGGGCAGCGTTTAA